From a single Lolium rigidum isolate FL_2022 chromosome 7, APGP_CSIRO_Lrig_0.1, whole genome shotgun sequence genomic region:
- the LOC124677983 gene encoding expansin-like A3: MAVLLPALSSCILLLLLASCASACERCVRQGKAAYSPSTIPTGGGICGYGAMAVETNGGFLAAGGPRQHRGGLGCGRCFQMRCRDAKICSTRGVRVVLTDFHRNNRTDFLLGGPAFVGLAKPGMAQQLTRLDALPIEYKRIPCDYNGKNLSILVEEQSKKPSKLVIKFLYQGGQTDILAVDVAQVGSSDWRFMSRVHGPVWTMDRAPTGPLQLRAVVTGGYDGKWVWADKEVLPADWQPGQVYDTGARIDDVARESCIGCARSRLDWEMKVA; encoded by the exons ATGGCTGTATTGCTCCCCGCCCTCTCCTCCTGCATCCTCCTTCTGCTCCTGGCCTCCTGCGCGTCCGCCTGCGAGAGGTGCGTGCGTCAGGGCAAGGCTGCCTACTCGCCGTCCACCATCCCGACCG GCGGTGGGATTTGCGGGTATGGCGCCATGGCCGTCGAGACCAATGGGGGATTCCTCGCCGCCGGGGGTCCCAGGCAGCACAGAGGGGGCCTTGGCTGTGGAAGGTGCTTCCAG ATGAGATGCAGAGATGCAAAGATTTGCAGCACCAGGGGCGTCCGGGTCGTGCTCACCGACTTCCACAGGAACAATCGTACGGACTTCCTGCTGGGTGGACCGGCTTTTGTGGGCCTGGCCAAGCCCGGGATGGCCCAGCAGCTCACCAGGCTGGACGCTCTGCCCATAGAGTACAAAAG AATTCCTTGTGACTACAATGGCAAGAACCTGTCCATATTAGTGGAAGAGCAGAGCAAGAAGCCAAGCAAATTGGTCATCAAGTTCCTTTACCAAGGTGGTCAAACTGATATCTTAGCGGTGGATGTTGCTCAG GTGGGTTCATCGGACTGGCGGTTCATGAGCCGAGTCCACGGGCCCGTGTGGACCATGGACCGGGCACCGACCGGGCCGCTGCAGTTACGGGCGGTGGTGACAGGAGGGTATGATGGCAAGTGGGTCTGGGCCGACAAAGAGGTCCTTCCGGCTGACTGGCAGCCAGGTCAGGTTTACGACACTGGTGCCCGAATCGATGATGTGGCAAGGGAGAGCTGTATAGGCTGCGCGAGGTCGAGGTTGGACTGGGAAATGAAAGTGGCTTAA